In Microscilla marina ATCC 23134, one genomic interval encodes:
- a CDS encoding chloramphenicol acetyltransferase: protein MKILDKTTWNRQEHFEFFSQCDDPLFGINTTINVTQAYQKCKANNWSFFLYYHFLSTQAINKVEEFKYRIKGDEVVIFDKIHTTTVLLRDDKTFMFSFMPFTPSFDQFVANAQAEFAKAKNTTGIGFNENTAKLNTIHYSAIPWVNFTGLTHARNFAVVDSSPKISFGKVTQKANDEMTMPLSVFVHHGLMDAYHVSLYIDRFQELLNS, encoded by the coding sequence ATGAAAATCCTTGATAAAACCACCTGGAACAGGCAAGAACATTTTGAGTTTTTTAGCCAATGCGATGACCCTTTGTTTGGTATAAACACTACTATAAACGTAACGCAGGCTTATCAAAAGTGTAAAGCCAATAATTGGTCGTTCTTTTTGTATTACCATTTTTTATCTACTCAAGCCATCAACAAGGTAGAGGAGTTCAAATACCGGATCAAAGGCGATGAGGTGGTTATTTTTGACAAAATTCACACTACTACAGTGTTGCTGCGCGACGACAAAACTTTCATGTTTTCTTTTATGCCATTTACTCCTTCTTTTGATCAGTTTGTGGCGAATGCCCAAGCGGAATTTGCGAAAGCAAAGAATACTACAGGGATAGGCTTTAACGAAAATACCGCCAAGCTCAACACCATTCATTACTCTGCCATACCCTGGGTCAACTTTACCGGACTCACCCACGCCCGTAATTTTGCTGTGGTAGACAGTAGCCCCAAAATATCTTTTGGAAAAGTGACTCAGAAAGCCAATGATGAAATGACCATGCCTTTGTCAGTATTTGTTCACCATGGTTTAATGGATGCCTACCACGTAAGCTTATACATTGATCGGTTTCAGGAACTGCTCAATTCATAG